The following nucleotide sequence is from Kineosporia sp. NBRC 101731.
CCAGCGGGGCCCCGACGGCCCAGGTGGGGTCAGGGCTGTCGGGTGCCAGGCGGACGAGCGCCATGGCCTGGCGGTACTGGATCAGATGCACGACAGCTCCTTGTTCCGGGTGGCGGCCTTCACGGCGCCACCCCCACCATCGGCAGGCCCAGGGTCTCGGGCAGGTCGAGCGCGAGGTTGGCCGACTGGATCGCCCCACCGGCCGTGCCCTTCGTCAGGTTGTCGATGGCACTGACCGCGATGACACGGCCCACCCGCTCGTCGACGGCGACCTGGATCAGCGCGGTGTTCGCGCCCAGGGTGTCGGCCGTGCGCGGCCACCGGCCCTCGGGCAGGACGTGCACGAACGCCTCGCCCTGATAGGTCTTTTCCCAGGCCTCCCGCACCGCCGCGGAGGTCACCCCCGGCTTCAGCTTCGCGGTGCAGGTGGCCAGGATGCCGCGGGACATCGGCGCCAGGGTCGGAGTGAACGAGACCCGGACCTCGTCCTGCCCCGCAAGCCCCAGGTTCTGTTCGATCTCGGGGGTGTGCCGATGCACGCCGCCCACGCCGTAGGGGCTCATCGAGCCCATCACCTCGCTGCCGATCATGTTCGGCTTGGCCGACTTCCCCGCGCCGGAGGTGCCGCTGGCCGCGATCACCACCACGTCGTCGGGCTGCAGCAGACCGGCCGCGAATCCGGGGGCGAGGGCCAGGCTCGAGGCCGTCGGGTAACAGCCGGGCACCGCGA
It contains:
- the argC gene encoding N-acetyl-gamma-glutamyl-phosphate reductase, with the translated sequence MGITAAVAGASGYAGGELLRLLLQHPEIEIGTLTAGGNAGTKLAEHQPHLLPLADRVLAPTTPQELAGHDLVFLALPHGASAKIAAQLPPETVVVDCGADHRLVSAQAWEEFYGGEHAGTWAYGLPELPRSGGRQRDVLRGARRIAVPGCYPTASSLALAPGFAAGLLQPDDVVVIAASGTSGAGKSAKPNMIGSEVMGSMSPYGVGGVHRHTPEIEQNLGLAGQDEVRVSFTPTLAPMSRGILATCTAKLKPGVTSAAVREAWEKTYQGEAFVHVLPEGRWPRTADTLGANTALIQVAVDERVGRVIAVSAIDNLTKGTAGGAIQSANLALDLPETLGLPMVGVAP